Proteins from one Herpetosiphonaceae bacterium genomic window:
- a CDS encoding DUF305 domain-containing protein — MLSKWIGLTGMALIVAALLLGALGPRFLPNAYWGGDRSQMMNGMMNGGMMNGMMGSPSTNADQPFDRRFLDQMIVHHQHGVMMTQHMIANTERAELRDLSQRIISAQQREIEQMQQWRRDWYGGDSTSQEAMMQQMMGGGMMGQGQMQQMMGGGIDRDRMFLQMMIPHHEDAITMAQQALEKAEYPELKRLAQNIITTQSAEIDEMQRYLKDWYGITVE, encoded by the coding sequence ATGTTGAGCAAGTGGATTGGCCTGACTGGCATGGCTCTGATCGTCGCCGCGCTGCTGCTGGGCGCGCTAGGCCCGCGCTTCCTGCCGAACGCCTACTGGGGCGGCGATCGTTCTCAGATGATGAACGGCATGATGAATGGCGGGATGATGAACGGCATGATGGGCAGCCCATCGACTAACGCCGATCAGCCCTTCGACCGCCGTTTCCTCGACCAGATGATCGTGCATCATCAGCACGGCGTGATGATGACCCAGCACATGATCGCCAACACCGAGCGCGCCGAGCTGCGCGATCTGTCGCAGCGGATCATCAGCGCGCAGCAGCGCGAGATCGAGCAGATGCAGCAGTGGCGGCGCGACTGGTACGGCGGCGATAGCACCTCGCAAGAGGCGATGATGCAGCAGATGATGGGCGGCGGCATGATGGGCCAGGGCCAGATGCAGCAGATGATGGGCGGCGGTATCGATCGGGACCGCATGTTCTTGCAGATGATGATCCCGCATCACGAGGACGCGATCACCATGGCGCAGCAGGCGCTCGAAAAGGCCGAGTATCCTGAGCTGAAGAGGCTGGCGCAGAACATCATCACCACGCAGAGCGCCGAGATCGACGAAATGCAGCGCTATCTCAAGGATTGGTACGGCATCACCGTCGAGTAG
- a CDS encoding mannosyltransferase family protein — MRMKHALTTLHQGIRCKLPHHRLQLWCIPIMLAMLVSTILIVISFRRPFAQLYSVEAWLRHAVGVYDLEHTNDFAYAFTDGDALLTFPEVGSGRFVAALQLSSPPGTVAVSARIGTHAQQVDLSAVEQLRTYHLLLPASKEGHLRLGLTSGVQRIAPDPRPLGLVVGSIAVRAADAALPASFQLMTTLLALSLFWLALTPFRATVYRKAILLLLIGTLCGASYALTRGGVALQGRWIGLGTAAVVTMIVWRLESWERMTSRGGILLICVAWRVALWLFALAGLWLSEAVWRQWRGFSFSFGPPSSDLGSLTWRAGTVVWMNWDGAHYQAIAEAGYTFEGVPWPNIAFFPLYPLLMRTVMATANVSSSVAALLVSHAALLVAVLLLYDLLLHDFGRIVAYRANIFLLAFPTSFFFVAGYTESLALMLTVAAVWAMRRQRWWLTGVLGGLLAMTRVPGVLIAPVLGLVYLQHQQWRWRSLRLDLLAVLLPPLGLALFMLYQWRVFGTPWAFLIAQQSWQNGLAPPWVIPQQIVEELVKPSGWMQAALQLGVWIGVLALALAALRRLPLAYGLTGFLLILPAYFANIRDSLPRHVLISFPIFVVLAREEQPLWLRWLLLALLLPLLALLTMLYVNGFWIA; from the coding sequence GCATGGCTACGCCATGCGGTGGGCGTCTATGATCTTGAGCACACCAATGACTTTGCGTACGCTTTCACCGATGGCGATGCGCTGCTCACGTTTCCGGAGGTCGGGAGCGGTCGCTTTGTGGCCGCGCTTCAGCTCAGCAGCCCGCCCGGCACGGTGGCGGTTTCGGCGCGGATCGGCACGCACGCGCAGCAGGTCGATCTTAGCGCTGTCGAGCAGCTTCGCACCTATCATCTGCTGCTGCCCGCGAGCAAGGAGGGCCATCTACGGCTGGGGCTTACCAGCGGCGTGCAGCGCATCGCGCCCGATCCGCGTCCGCTTGGCTTGGTGGTCGGGAGTATCGCAGTACGGGCAGCGGACGCGGCGCTACCCGCATCCTTCCAGCTGATGACGACCCTGCTTGCGCTCAGCCTCTTCTGGCTGGCGCTGACTCCATTTCGGGCGACGGTGTATCGGAAAGCAATTCTCCTGCTGCTGATCGGGACGCTCTGTGGCGCAAGCTACGCGCTCACGCGCGGCGGTGTCGCGCTGCAAGGCCGGTGGATCGGGCTTGGCACTGCCGCTGTCGTCACCATGATCGTCTGGCGGCTGGAGTCGTGGGAGCGCATGACATCGCGGGGCGGCATCCTGCTGATCTGCGTGGCCTGGCGGGTAGCCCTGTGGCTCTTCGCGCTGGCAGGGCTGTGGCTGAGCGAGGCGGTCTGGCGGCAATGGCGTGGCTTTAGCTTCAGCTTCGGCCCACCGAGCAGCGACCTCGGCAGCCTTACGTGGCGGGCCGGAACTGTGGTCTGGATGAACTGGGACGGCGCGCATTATCAGGCCATCGCCGAGGCTGGCTACACCTTCGAGGGCGTGCCCTGGCCGAACATCGCGTTTTTCCCGCTCTACCCGCTGCTGATGCGCACCGTGATGGCTACAGCCAATGTCAGTAGCTCGGTCGCCGCGCTGCTCGTGTCGCACGCTGCGCTGCTGGTAGCGGTGCTCCTGCTGTACGATCTGCTGCTCCACGACTTTGGCAGGATCGTCGCCTACCGCGCGAACATCTTTCTGCTCGCCTTCCCGACATCGTTTTTCTTCGTCGCGGGCTACACCGAGTCGCTGGCACTGATGCTTACGGTTGCCGCCGTGTGGGCGATGCGCCGCCAGCGCTGGTGGCTGACGGGTGTGCTCGGCGGCTTGCTGGCGATGACGCGGGTGCCTGGTGTGCTGATCGCGCCCGTGCTTGGCCTGGTCTACCTGCAACACCAACAGTGGCGCTGGCGGTCGCTCCGGCTCGACCTGCTGGCTGTGCTCTTGCCGCCGCTCGGGCTTGCGCTGTTTATGCTGTACCAGTGGCGTGTCTTCGGCACGCCCTGGGCCTTCCTCATCGCTCAGCAGAGCTGGCAGAATGGCCTGGCACCGCCGTGGGTGATTCCACAGCAAATTGTCGAGGAGTTGGTCAAACCGTCGGGGTGGATGCAGGCGGCGCTGCAACTTGGCGTCTGGATCGGCGTGCTGGCGCTGGCGCTGGCTGCCCTGCGGCGGCTGCCGCTGGCCTATGGCCTGACCGGCTTCCTGCTGATCCTACCGGCCTACTTCGCAAACATTCGCGATAGCTTGCCGCGCCATGTGCTGATCAGCTTCCCGATCTTCGTCGTGCTGGCCCGCGAGGAACAGCCGCTCTGGCTGAGGTGGCTGCTGCTTGCGCTGCTGTTGCCGCTGCTTGCGCTGCTGACCATGCTGTATGTCAACGGCTTTTGGATCGCCTGA